The genome window TAACCGGCAACATAAAACAAAGGCGCTTCGGCGTCTTTGCTCTTTCGAATTTCTGCATCAAAAACATCTGACAACAACGGGCTCTGCATAACACTTTGCGTGGTTCCTGTGCGTATAACACTCCCCTGCTTTAGCAATGTTACACAGTCAGCAAAACGTGCCGCTAGCGATAAATCATGCAAGATAACCACCACAGCCAACCCTTGAGACGCCATACGTTTCAGCTGCTTCATCACTACATACTGATGCGATAAATCAATTGCTTTTAGAGGCTCATCAAGCACCAATGCTCTCGTCTGAGAACTAACCTGCATAAGTAATCGCGCTAAATGAACACGCTGTTGCTCACCTCCCGATAAGCGCGTGTAATCCTGATCACGCAACGCCAATAAATCAAACGTTTCTAGTGCATGATCAAGGGTATTCACCGATGCTTCGGTATCTAAAATGGAATGAGATACTGGGTACCCCCCCATAGTAACGACTTCTTGTACACTAAAAGGAAAGTCCAACCATTGTTGTTGCAGCAAAACAGCCAATTGCACTGCTCGCTCGCTTACAGATAGCTTGCCAATGGGGCAACCAGCACACAGTACCGTGCCAGAACTTGCTGCTTGCAAACCGGTCATAGCTCTAATCAAGGTCGATTTGCCCGCCCCATTAGGCCCTAGAATCACATGTAATTCCCCAGCCCTAGCTGCAAAAGACACGTCTTTTAAGAGTGTATTCGTTTGCTCAACAACCGTGAGTTTTTTGGCTTCTAAATAGATCGCAGCATGACTCATCTCGCTCGCCCTTTATGTCGCCAAAGAATCAAGGCCATGAAAAATGGACCACCTATTAATGAAGTAATTAATCCAATTGGAAGCTCCCCGGGTACCATCAGTGTACGCGACAACACATCCGCAATTAACAGAAACACACCACCAGCTAATAAGGACATGGGCAAAACACGTCGGTTATCTACACCCACCAGCACACGAACAATATGCGGCACAACCAACCCCACAAAACCAATCAGCCCCACACAAGAAACAACAGCGCCAACCAATAAGGCTACGCTAATAATTAAACGCCATTGCAACACGGGCACATTCACGCCCAAAAGCAACGCTTGCTCGCTACCCAACAGCAACACGTTAAGCATACGTGCACTGCGAATAATCATTGGAACTAAACCGATAGTAAGCGCGACCAACAACGCAATTTGTGACCAGTTTGCTTGTTGCACATTCCCCATTAACCAAAAAGTCACTTGTCGTAACGTCATGGTATCCGACGCATATTTAAGCACGGCAATACCCGCCGTGGCTGTGGCATTAACTGCGATTCCCATTAGCAACATAACCACGACCGACAAACCTTGCCCTCCTGATGAAAGGCGCATAACCACAGCGGTTACGAGCACCCCTCCCAAAAAGGCCGATAAAGGCAAACCTAATAAATCCGCCAAAGGATGGTCGATTAACGGTGCTCCCAGAACCTGCCACAACACAGCGGCAAAAGCCGCACCACCGGATACGCCTATCAGCCCTGGATCGGCTAATGGATTGCGAAAAAGCGACTGAATAACAGCACCGGAGACCGATAAAAGAGCCCCGCATAATAAAACTAAAATAGCTCGGGGTAGGCGTAGCTCAACCAAAATACGATGCATAATGTCCGACGTGTCCCACCAGGCAGATATAGGAATCCAAACCGACCCTGCATGTAAAGCAACACCCCCTATTATCACTACTAAAGCGGCGCTAACAGACCAAAAAACTGCAGACCTAGTGAATCGCAATCTAACGCCCCTTTTCTAAAGTAAAATTAACGGGTATCAGAACGTCAGCCGCTACCACTATCCCATCATGCTCGGCAGGGTAAAATTGCCATTGTTTAGCTGCTTTAATAGCCGCCTGATCTAGGGCTATGTCCCCTGAGCTTTTCTCTATCTGCACTAACGATATCTCGCCTAACGGGCTTAACGAAACGCGCAACATAACAACCCCTTCAACTCCTCGCCTGCGGGCTGATCGCGGGTATTTAGGGGCCAATGGTGTGTTTTTGTATCTCACATCTTTTGATAGTAGCTGCACGACAGATGTCGCACTAGGCGGCGCTGTTTGAACTGGCGTTAACGGAGACTTAGCCGCTTTTGCTACCGTGCTGCCCTGAACATTCACTTGCTTATTGCCCGCTACTTGCGACGTTAACTGTCGAGCATTGTTAGCAGGTAAAGTTAGCGCACGTTCTTTCGTGGAAGAAATGATGGGATCAACCGGGCTGGTAGCTTCTGTTCTAGTAGTGGGCTTGGGCTCTTGCGGTTTTATGTTGTTAACTGGCTTATCCATCGCATTATTAAGCACTGCAGCATCCATCTCATTAGGCATGACCTTGGTTGTGTCCGCAGGCGTAATGGATTCATCAACAACACCCTCTTTTGGCGGACTGATAGACTTCAAACCTACCTGTAGGTGGGTCTGATTTAAAGAAGGCTCTATTGCGGCATACCCTATCCTTTGTTGCCACACATAAAAGGCCGCTGCGTGTATGACAACGGAGATAAACAACACAATCGGCCAAATCCTTCTGTGCATGCGCCCTTCTTTATCTCTAATTTCACCCTAAACACCGCACCAACTGTCAAGCTAAGGACATCAAATGGCGAGAAATCAGTTAAAATATATAATCTACTAAAATACTAGCGCTACTTGTCTAGGGCGCCATCATATCATTGTTTTAAAAAAGGACGCCTGATGTCACCTATTTGCTCCATTAACGACATAACAGACCCCGGCGCAAAAGGCATTTTACACAACGGTGTCTCCTTTATGGTTATCAAAAAAAATGATCAATTTTATGTGTATGAAAATAGCTGCCCTCATCAAAGAATTGCACTCGAATGGCAACCTGATCAGTTTTTAGACATCGATAAGCAATTCATTCAATGCGCCATGCACGGAGCGCTTTTCACTATTGAAACAGGGCAGTGCATAGCTGGCCCCTGCCCAGGAAGGTCACTAACTCCAGTGCCTCATCAGATTATCGACAACACACTCTATCTGCCTTAACTCTCTACCTGCCTTAATTTGGCAAATTACTATCGCATTTTAGACAAACGCTCCAACGCCAACTCGATACGATTTATCCCAGTGGTGTATGAAAATCGAATATAGCGATTAGCATTAAAGCGCCCAAAATCTAAGCCTGGCGTAACGGCTATATGCTGCTTTTCCAATAACTCCCAACAATAACTGAATGTATCATCCGTGAGGTGAGAGGCATCAGCATATACGTAAAAGGCGCCCTCGGGGGTTAATGGAATCCCAAAGCCCTGCTCCCGTAGGCCATCGACCAACAAGTCTCTGCGCGCTTCAAACTCGCGACGGCGTGACTCTAGTATCGCAAGCGTTTCTGGTTCAAATGCAGCCAAAGCCGCATATTGGGAGATAGTAGGCGGCGATATGTATAAGTTCTGAGCTATCTTTTCGATACTTTCAACAGCACTTTCAGGGGCAACTACCCAACCTAAACGCCACCCAGTCATGCCAAAGTATTTTGAAAAACTATTGATGACAAATGCCGTGTCGTCCACCTCAAGAACAGAAGGCGCATCAAAACCGTAAGTCAGCCCATGATACAGCTCATCAACAATTAACTGCCCGCCTTGCTCTTTAACTGCCGCTGAGACCTCTGCTAGCTGCTCACGATGCAATACTGACCCGGTTGGGTTAGCAGGAGAGGCGACTAAAGCTCCTGCCGTATCACTCGCCCAATGCGTTCGGATCAAATCAGCCGTCAGCTGATAGGCTTGCTGATGATCAACGGGAACTAGCTGCGCTTGGGCATCGACAAAACGCAAAAACTGACGGTTACATGGGTATCCAGGATCCGCCATCATAAAACGGGATCCGCCATTCGCTAACAAACCAAATACCATCAATAAAGCACCCGACGCTCCCGACGTAACAATCACCCGCTCTGGAGCAATGTTCAGTCCGTATCGCTGCTGATAAAAATCAGCAATAGCCACCCGCAACTCAGGAATACCTGCTGCTGGCGTATATTGTGTAAGCCCTTTATCAATCGCCCTATGGGCCGCTTCACGGATAGGCGCAGCCGTCGCGAAATCGGGCTCACCGGCTTCCATATGAACAACATCACAACCTTGCGCATCCAAAGCTTTCGCTCTTTTGAGCAGATCCATGACTTTAAAAGACTCGATTTCACTCGCCCGTTGCGACCACTGTGTCATATTAACCTCTATAATGTAGCGATAGCCGTTGATTATAAACCACCGCAGTAGCATGCCTAAGCTTGTATTTACTGAAAAATCGACTCATTACAGGTATTGCTGTTGAATTATGAGAGATATTCGACGATTTTTTCATTCATAGGACTAGCCTAACGTGAGGCGTTCTGGTAATTTCCTCAACCTTCCAAGCTCAGGAAGCTGGAATTACATAGTATTGGACTGCTGGTTTGTCCTTAGACCCCCAGCCATTTCGGAGAAGTGAGGCGCATTATGCCAAACCCTAACGATTCACAGTTCTCTCACTTTGTGCCTTACGAGGCAGCCAAGGATGAGGAGTATATGAACGAACCCCAGAAGGATCACTTCCGCGATATTCTTCTGGCTTGGAAAAAACAATTGATGGAAGAAGTGGATAGCACAATCCACCATCTTCAAGAGGAAGCATCCAACTTTGCTGACCCGAGTGATCGCGCCAGCCAAGAAGAAGAATTTAGCCTTGAGCTTCGTACTCGCGACCGTGAGCGTAAATTGATCAAAAAAATCAATGAGGCCATGGAACGTATCGACGACGACGAATACGGCTACTGCGATGCCTGCGGTATTGAAATTGGTGTTCGCCGTCTAGAAGCGCGCCCAACGGCTACTATGTGTATTGACTGCAAAACACTGGCCGAAATCAAAGAGAAGCAGATCGGTTCTTGATCGGTCTTCATCGACAGGTGAGTCAGACTCGCCTGTCGAACTCTCCATAACCAAACCTATATCCAATGTATATTGGTCGCTTTGCTCCATCGCCCACCGGCCCACTTCATTTTGGATCATTAATTGCCGCTTTAGCTAGCTACGCCGACGCTCGTTCATCAGGTGGACAATGGTTAGTGCGTATAGAAAATACAGACCCACCTCGCGAAGTCCCTGAATCAACACATCAAATTTTACAAACACTAGAAGCGTACGGTTTTGAGTGGGATGGCAACGTCGTATGGCAACATCTACAGCATGACAAATACCAAGCCGTGCTCGATAAAATGGTTCTTGAAAGGCTCGCTTATCCATGTGATTGCTCACGCAAACAAATCATGCAACGCCATCACTCAAACCGCTATGACAATCACTGTCGTCACCGAGACGTTGTTTCAACCCCCTCTGCTATGCGATTTAAAGCACAAGACTCTTACAACGCTCATGCACAAGAGCAGTGGAGCGATCGTATTCAAGGACTAGTCACCAGCCCATGCAGTGACGATTTTATTTTAAAGCGTAAAGATGGGTTATGGGCCTATCAACTTGCTGTTGTCGTCGATGACATAGAATCACAAATCACCCATGTGGTCAGGGGATCTGATTTGCTACATGAAACCCCCAAACAGATGCAACTACAAATAGCCCTTAATGCACCCACCCCAAGCTATGCGCATATCCCAATCGCAACGTCAAAAACTGGCCAAAAATTGAGCAAGCAAAACTTAGCTAGAGCTATACAACCTCATGAAAGTAGCAAGTTATTGACTGAGGCGCTGGTTTTTCTCAACCAGATAGTAGATCCTGATTGGTCTGCAGCTTCGCCACATGAAATTTTACAGCAAGCAATCAAAAACTGGGACATGACTCGCATCCCCCAACAGCTCGCTTTAGTGCGAGAGAAAGGATAAGCACTATGTACTCGCATCGCGTTATTCTTTTACTACTGGCTATGTGCTGGCTATTTTTACCAGCGGTATTTAGCTGGTGGCTGCAATTGGAACACAGCTTTGGACTTACCTTTTTAGCGTGGGCAATTGGCATCGCGATCTGCCTACATAGTGACCTTAAGCGAACTCCATCATGAATTTTTCGGTGACTGAACTTTTTGTAATATTCACGGCGTATTTATTTTTCCTCTTTGCGATCGCCTACGCTACTGAGCGCAACATCATCCCTCGCCGCATTTCAGAGCACCCTCTAATACATGCCGTGTCTTTAGGCACTTATGCCAGCGTTTGGACCTTTTATGGCTCCTTTGGAATGATAGAACAATCAGGCATGCTTTTTCTGGCATCTTATCTTGGTGCGACTGCCGCTTTTTTCCTAGCGCCTATACTCTTTACGCCTATTTTCACCATTACTAACCGTTATAAACTCAGCTCGCTAGCTGATTTATTTGCTTTTAGATTTCGCAGCGCATTGGTTGGCACTATTACTACCTTGTTATTATTTTGTGCGATTTTGCCCCTACTCTCGATACAAATCCAAGCAGTTTCAAGCTCATTAAACGTGCTCAACCGCAATGTACCTAGCCCACAGATCGCGGCGGCCTTTTGCACCCTGATCGCCTTGTTCGCTATTCTTTTTGGCACTAGGCATCCCTCCCTGCGTGCGCGCAACCGAGGCTTAGTCGTGGCCATGGCAACCAGTTCAGTTATTAAATTACTGGTTCTCTTAGGAGTCGCTCTTTATGTCTTATTTGCTGTTTTTAATGGTCCCACTGATCTACATACTTGGATAACAGAACGACCTATTATTATAGATAGACTACTCAAGAGCAGTGATGGAGAAAGCTGGCGAACCCTACTGCTAACCTTTTTCGCAGCAGCAATTGTGATGCCTCATATGTTCCACATGGCATTTACTGAAAATCGCACTACCGAAACCCTTCGAAAAGCCTCTTGGGGAATGCCTCTTTACCTATTCGGTATGGCAGCCTGCATCCCCATTATTGTGTGGGGCGGTTACAAGATAGGCGTGACAGATCACTCTTCCTTCTTAATGCTCCACCTAGGCCGCGCGCTCGAATCAGACATCATCATTATTGCTGTGCTCATTGGTGGCTTAACCGCTGCTAGCGGCATTATTATAGTGACCGCTATCTCCATGGCCTCCATGCTACAAAACCACGTTATTTTGCCGCTCATCAAAACACCAGATAACATAAAATTTTATGACTTAATCCTGTGGATGCGCCGCATTCTCATCATACTTGTCGTGTCTTGTGGATACTTTTTTTATATTGCAGCGGGCAACTCCCAACAACTTCACATGCTGGGTTTAAGCTCCTCTATTGCTTTTTTACAGTTTTTACCTGGACTCTTAGCAACGCTATTTTGGCTAGGAGCAAACCGAATAGGATTAATTTGCGGGTTAATTGTTGGCATGTTCAGCTGGGCTGTTACAACCTTTTACCCATTACTTAGCGCAGGGCAAAAGCTTAACAGCTCTCTTGAAGCTGTCGACTGGCAATCCTCAGCGATTGTCTCATTATTACTAAATATTTTCGTTTTCGTAGCCGTCTCCCGTATCACACGCACATCACCCGAAGAGCGACGCGCAGCCGAAGCATGTTTAGCAAATGCCTTCGTAACACCAGAAGGCTTGGCACGACCAGCCTTCGAAACTAAAGATATAATTCGTTTACTCTCGCCAAAATTAGGCGAAGCAGCTGCACGCCGAGAGCTGCGCCACGCCATTCGCCGCCTCAACTTAACCGCCGACCAGCTCGCGCCACTTGATATGCTGCGCTTACGAAATACATTAGAGCAAAACTTATCGGCATTGATCGGTCCTATTGAGGCCGCCACATTATTAGAGCCACTGAGCAAGCAACCTTCAAGAACAGGTGATTTCCCTGCCCGCGACATTCATTTTTTAGAAAGCCACTTAGAAACTTACCAAGCCAAATTGAGCGGTTTAGCAGCCGAGTTGGACGAGTTGCGTCGCTACCACCGTACAACTTTAGAAAAGTTGCCTATTGGCGCCTGTACAGTCTCGCCGTCTCAGCAAATTTTATTTTGGAACAATGAAATTGCCACGCTAACCCAACTGACTCCAATGGACGTTAGCGATCTCGTATTATCAGAGCTTCCACAACCTTGGTGCGAAGTGTTACCCGCATTTATCTCCCAAGAAGAAAACCACTTAACAGAAGTTCATATCCGACTACGTGATCAGGATTACTATCTCACGCTACATAAAAGTCATTTATCTGATAATCCCGACAGCTCAATTGTTCTCCTAGTCGAGGACGAAACCAGCCATCATTTACTCGCCGAAAAGCTGACACATAGTGAACGGCTCGCTTCCATTGGGCGATTTGCCGCCGGCGTAGCTCATGAAATAGGCAATCCTATTACCGGTATCGCCTGTCTTGCACAAAACTTACCGCTAGAAACAGACCAGCCCGAAGTACTAGAGACGGGAGACCAGATTGTAGAGCAAACACGGCGCATCAACCGTATCGTACAGTCGTTAATACGCTTTGCGCGAACAGGCCAAAGCATCGGAGATATCCAACTCGAACGCTTAAGGCTAGCCGACTGCGTAGAAGAAGCCATTCACTTGGTGTCACTAGACAGTCACGCCAAACAACAAAATTTTTTCAGGGATATTCCTAACAATTTAGACCTTGAAGCGGATCCTCAACTCATCACTCAAGTATTGGTCAATCTTTTAAATAACGCTTGCGATGCCTCTCCAATACAAGGAGCTATTTGGGTTCATGCCGAACAGCAAGACCAACAAATCATATTAAGTATCACGGACGAAGGCACTGGCATTGATGATTCCATTAAAGCCAAACTATTTGAGCCTTTTTTCACCACAAAAGACCCTGGCAAAGGAACGGGGCTAGGTCTACCTTTGGTGTACAACATCATCACCGAGCATTATGGTAGTATTGAGATAATAAGCCCCGCCAACCAACAGCTTCGTAACGGCACGCAAGTGATTATTACCTTGCCAGGGCTACAGAGCGACTCCGCTGAGCCGCATGTGTGAGAAACGTAGGTAGAAAATTTATGAGTCGTATTTTGATCGTAGAAGACGAGTCGATCATCCGTGCGGCGTTGAAACGCTTGCTGGAAAAACACAGCTACGCCGTCGATGATGCGGCATCTGTTGATGACGCCGTCTCCACATTTAACCTCAACGATTACCAATTAATTATTAGTGACTTACGCTTACCAGGATCGCCGGGCACGGACTTAATAACCCTCGCCAAGAATACCCCGGTACTCATCATGACTAGCTATGCAAGCATGCGCTCCGCTGTCGATGCGATGAAAATGGGGGCTGTAGACTACATTGCTAAGCCATTTAATCATGATGAAATGTTGGCTACGATCCGTACAATTTTAGAAAGCGCTGAGACCAAGACACCAGCCTCTTTGGATGAACCAGAACCAGATAGTTCCGCCAAAGATACAGGGAACCTTGAGCAAGGTGATTTTGTTGGCAGTTGCGACGCCATGCGTTCACTCTTCACGCGTATTTCTAAAGTTGCACGCACCGATGCCACCGCCCTCATTTTAGGGGAATCAGGCACAGGTAAAGAGCTAGCAGCCAAAGCCATTCATGAACAGAGTGATCGGCGCTCAGCTCCTATGATCTCGGTCAACTGCGCCTCAATCCCCGAGACCCTCATCGAGTCAGAGCTGTTTGGTCACGAAAAAGGCTCATTTACTGGAGCCAACTCCGCCCGAAGCGGCTTAATTGAAGCGGCCGACGGTGGAACACTGTTTTTAGATGAAATAGGTGAACTTCCGCTGGAGGCGCAAGCTAGGCTGCTGCGCTTTTTACAAGAAAGCGAGATTCGGCGAGTAGGCTCTGTACAGTCGAAAAAGGTGAATGTGCGCTTAGTTGCAGCCACACACAGAAATTTAAAAGAACTCGCCAAACAAGGGCTTTTCCGCGAAGACTTATATTACCGTTTATATGTAATGGAATTACGTATGCCCCCTCTTCGGGAACGTGGGCAGGATATCTTAGAGTTAGCAGATCAATTTCTCATCAAGGCTTGTGAGAAAATGTCAGCGCCGCCGGCCATGCTATCGCCAAGCTGTCGAGAAATTATGCTAGGTTATCACTGGCCAGGTAATGTCCGAGAACTCGAAAA of Neptunomonas phycophila contains these proteins:
- a CDS encoding heme ABC transporter ATP-binding protein, coding for MSHAAIYLEAKKLTVVEQTNTLLKDVSFAARAGELHVILGPNGAGKSTLIRAMTGLQAASSGTVLCAGCPIGKLSVSERAVQLAVLLQQQWLDFPFSVQEVVTMGGYPVSHSILDTEASVNTLDHALETFDLLALRDQDYTRLSGGEQQRVHLARLLMQVSSQTRALVLDEPLKAIDLSHQYVVMKQLKRMASQGLAVVVILHDLSLAARFADCVTLLKQGSVIRTGTTQSVMQSPLLSDVFDAEIRKSKDAEAPLFYVAG
- a CDS encoding FecCD family ABC transporter permease, which translates into the protein MRFTRSAVFWSVSAALVVIIGGVALHAGSVWIPISAWWDTSDIMHRILVELRLPRAILVLLCGALLSVSGAVIQSLFRNPLADPGLIGVSGGAAFAAVLWQVLGAPLIDHPLADLLGLPLSAFLGGVLVTAVVMRLSSGGQGLSVVVMLLMGIAVNATATAGIAVLKYASDTMTLRQVTFWLMGNVQQANWSQIALLVALTIGLVPMIIRSARMLNVLLLGSEQALLLGVNVPVLQWRLIISVALLVGAVVSCVGLIGFVGLVVPHIVRVLVGVDNRRVLPMSLLAGGVFLLIADVLSRTLMVPGELPIGLITSLIGGPFFMALILWRHKGRAR
- a CDS encoding energy transducer TonB, which translates into the protein MHRRIWPIVLFISVVIHAAAFYVWQQRIGYAAIEPSLNQTHLQVGLKSISPPKEGVVDESITPADTTKVMPNEMDAAVLNNAMDKPVNNIKPQEPKPTTRTEATSPVDPIISSTKERALTLPANNARQLTSQVAGNKQVNVQGSTVAKAAKSPLTPVQTAPPSATSVVQLLSKDVRYKNTPLAPKYPRSARRRGVEGVVMLRVSLSPLGEISLVQIEKSSGDIALDQAAIKAAKQWQFYPAEHDGIVVAADVLIPVNFTLEKGR
- a CDS encoding Rieske (2Fe-2S) protein translates to MSPICSINDITDPGAKGILHNGVSFMVIKKNDQFYVYENSCPHQRIALEWQPDQFLDIDKQFIQCAMHGALFTIETGQCIAGPCPGRSLTPVPHQIIDNTLYLP
- a CDS encoding pyridoxal phosphate-dependent aminotransferase — its product is MTQWSQRASEIESFKVMDLLKRAKALDAQGCDVVHMEAGEPDFATAAPIREAAHRAIDKGLTQYTPAAGIPELRVAIADFYQQRYGLNIAPERVIVTSGASGALLMVFGLLANGGSRFMMADPGYPCNRQFLRFVDAQAQLVPVDHQQAYQLTADLIRTHWASDTAGALVASPANPTGSVLHREQLAEVSAAVKEQGGQLIVDELYHGLTYGFDAPSVLEVDDTAFVINSFSKYFGMTGWRLGWVVAPESAVESIEKIAQNLYISPPTISQYAALAAFEPETLAILESRRREFEARRDLLVDGLREQGFGIPLTPEGAFYVYADASHLTDDTFSYCWELLEKQHIAVTPGLDFGRFNANRYIRFSYTTGINRIELALERLSKMR
- the dksA gene encoding RNA polymerase-binding protein DksA; this translates as MPNPNDSQFSHFVPYEAAKDEEYMNEPQKDHFRDILLAWKKQLMEEVDSTIHHLQEEASNFADPSDRASQEEEFSLELRTRDRERKLIKKINEAMERIDDDEYGYCDACGIEIGVRRLEARPTATMCIDCKTLAEIKEKQIGS
- the gluQRS gene encoding tRNA glutamyl-Q(34) synthetase GluQRS; protein product: MYIGRFAPSPTGPLHFGSLIAALASYADARSSGGQWLVRIENTDPPREVPESTHQILQTLEAYGFEWDGNVVWQHLQHDKYQAVLDKMVLERLAYPCDCSRKQIMQRHHSNRYDNHCRHRDVVSTPSAMRFKAQDSYNAHAQEQWSDRIQGLVTSPCSDDFILKRKDGLWAYQLAVVVDDIESQITHVVRGSDLLHETPKQMQLQIALNAPTPSYAHIPIATSKTGQKLSKQNLARAIQPHESSKLLTEALVFLNQIVDPDWSAASPHEILQQAIKNWDMTRIPQQLALVREKG
- a CDS encoding sensor histidine kinase, with product MNFSVTELFVIFTAYLFFLFAIAYATERNIIPRRISEHPLIHAVSLGTYASVWTFYGSFGMIEQSGMLFLASYLGATAAFFLAPILFTPIFTITNRYKLSSLADLFAFRFRSALVGTITTLLLFCAILPLLSIQIQAVSSSLNVLNRNVPSPQIAAAFCTLIALFAILFGTRHPSLRARNRGLVVAMATSSVIKLLVLLGVALYVLFAVFNGPTDLHTWITERPIIIDRLLKSSDGESWRTLLLTFFAAAIVMPHMFHMAFTENRTTETLRKASWGMPLYLFGMAACIPIIVWGGYKIGVTDHSSFLMLHLGRALESDIIIIAVLIGGLTAASGIIIVTAISMASMLQNHVILPLIKTPDNIKFYDLILWMRRILIILVVSCGYFFYIAAGNSQQLHMLGLSSSIAFLQFLPGLLATLFWLGANRIGLICGLIVGMFSWAVTTFYPLLSAGQKLNSSLEAVDWQSSAIVSLLLNIFVFVAVSRITRTSPEERRAAEACLANAFVTPEGLARPAFETKDIIRLLSPKLGEAAARRELRHAIRRLNLTADQLAPLDMLRLRNTLEQNLSALIGPIEAATLLEPLSKQPSRTGDFPARDIHFLESHLETYQAKLSGLAAELDELRRYHRTTLEKLPIGACTVSPSQQILFWNNEIATLTQLTPMDVSDLVLSELPQPWCEVLPAFISQEENHLTEVHIRLRDQDYYLTLHKSHLSDNPDSSIVLLVEDETSHHLLAEKLTHSERLASIGRFAAGVAHEIGNPITGIACLAQNLPLETDQPEVLETGDQIVEQTRRINRIVQSLIRFARTGQSIGDIQLERLRLADCVEEAIHLVSLDSHAKQQNFFRDIPNNLDLEADPQLITQVLVNLLNNACDASPIQGAIWVHAEQQDQQIILSITDEGTGIDDSIKAKLFEPFFTTKDPGKGTGLGLPLVYNIITEHYGSIEIISPANQQLRNGTQVIITLPGLQSDSAEPHV
- a CDS encoding sigma-54-dependent transcriptional regulator, with product MSRILIVEDESIIRAALKRLLEKHSYAVDDAASVDDAVSTFNLNDYQLIISDLRLPGSPGTDLITLAKNTPVLIMTSYASMRSAVDAMKMGAVDYIAKPFNHDEMLATIRTILESAETKTPASLDEPEPDSSAKDTGNLEQGDFVGSCDAMRSLFTRISKVARTDATALILGESGTGKELAAKAIHEQSDRRSAPMISVNCASIPETLIESELFGHEKGSFTGANSARSGLIEAADGGTLFLDEIGELPLEAQARLLRFLQESEIRRVGSVQSKKVNVRLVAATHRNLKELAKQGLFREDLYYRLYVMELRMPPLRERGQDILELADQFLIKACEKMSAPPAMLSPSCREIMLGYHWPGNVRELENAIERAVILADDHIITPELLGLDVEVRPSLETIEHTYGERTANNPPTDLPVQKQSRAGLSLDDYFQRFVLENQERMNETDLAKKLGVSRKCLWERRQKLGIPRKPKVAQG